The Sphingomonas sanxanigenens DSM 19645 = NX02 genome includes a region encoding these proteins:
- a CDS encoding C-glycoside deglycosidase beta subunit domain-containing protein: MFDKMMLCDEGFENIVENGETIGFALLARLPYYRGLGLSMIEDIGLTVDGVPVARGDVRFSVRGRSWTLDEMETEYGDRWNFGEKAKVTVLRPGGLTPGAHKVEIAVRMRVSYLPFVPTTKTGRELQLAA; this comes from the coding sequence ATGTTCGACAAGATGATGCTGTGCGACGAGGGCTTCGAGAATATCGTCGAGAATGGCGAAACCATCGGCTTCGCGCTCCTCGCGCGCCTGCCCTATTATCGTGGCCTCGGCCTTTCGATGATCGAGGATATCGGGCTCACCGTGGATGGCGTGCCCGTTGCGCGGGGCGACGTGCGCTTTTCGGTGCGTGGGCGGAGCTGGACGCTGGATGAGATGGAAACCGAATATGGTGACCGCTGGAACTTCGGCGAGAAGGCGAAGGTGACTGTGCTGCGTCCCGGCGGCCTGACGCCCGGCGCGCACAAGGTGGAGATCGCGGTGCGCATGCGCGTGTCCTACCTGCCGTTCGTGCCGACCACGAAGACCGGCCGCGAACTCCAGCTCGCCGCCTGA
- a CDS encoding MFS transporter, with product MRSPIDFVRRLSMMPQGVTIVIAGFLPILAIVSMFPAIPAIIDHFAADPEARWKVPMMVSAPGLTIALVAPFAGFFVDRFGRRPLLIGATLLYGIVGTAPFFLDSLNALIACRLLLGVAEAAILTTVNTLIADYWDDRGRKDWLFLQGIAGPFLASGVILVAGAASSVRWNGIFLVYAVAFPIFLAMLLWLFEPRRPESEVAITAGAREPRVRTPFPAASVTLIGSVTLVASALYYVFIISGSLAWREIGVMDPARIGQLTAIPSLFVMLGALVFRLMGGKPHAVQLVTFFLLLGVGLAGIGLASDWRWMVIALMVQQTGAGMAVPTIIAWAQTRLPFEHRGRGMGVWTACFFFGQFSSPWLVHQAENLVGSMQGAFLAAGLVGVIAAIVIGAARTLRAPVSPIAVAE from the coding sequence GTGCGTTCACCGATCGATTTCGTCCGCCGGCTCTCGATGATGCCGCAGGGCGTCACCATCGTCATTGCCGGTTTCCTGCCCATTCTGGCCATCGTGTCGATGTTTCCGGCGATCCCCGCGATCATCGACCATTTCGCGGCGGACCCGGAAGCGCGCTGGAAGGTGCCGATGATGGTGTCGGCCCCCGGCCTGACCATCGCACTGGTCGCGCCCTTTGCGGGCTTTTTCGTCGACCGGTTCGGCCGTCGCCCGCTGCTGATCGGCGCGACGCTGCTTTACGGCATCGTCGGCACGGCCCCCTTCTTCCTCGACAGCCTCAACGCGCTGATCGCTTGCCGGCTGCTGCTCGGCGTGGCGGAAGCTGCGATCCTCACCACCGTCAACACGCTGATCGCCGACTATTGGGACGATCGCGGCCGCAAGGACTGGCTGTTCCTGCAGGGCATCGCCGGGCCATTCCTGGCGTCAGGCGTGATCCTGGTGGCGGGCGCCGCCTCATCGGTACGTTGGAACGGCATCTTCCTGGTCTACGCGGTCGCTTTTCCGATCTTCCTCGCGATGCTGCTCTGGCTGTTCGAGCCGCGCCGGCCTGAAAGCGAGGTTGCGATCACCGCCGGAGCCCGCGAACCGCGGGTGCGTACGCCCTTCCCCGCCGCGTCGGTAACGTTGATCGGTTCGGTCACGCTGGTCGCCTCGGCGCTCTATTATGTGTTCATCATCAGCGGATCGCTCGCCTGGCGCGAGATCGGCGTGATGGATCCGGCGCGCATCGGCCAGTTGACCGCCATTCCCAGCTTGTTCGTCATGCTGGGCGCGCTGGTCTTCCGCCTGATGGGCGGCAAGCCGCATGCGGTCCAGCTCGTCACGTTCTTCCTGCTGCTCGGTGTCGGCCTTGCCGGCATCGGCCTGGCATCGGACTGGCGCTGGATGGTGATCGCGCTGATGGTGCAACAGACCGGCGCGGGCATGGCCGTCCCCACCATCATCGCGTGGGCGCAGACCAGATTGCCGTTCGAGCATCGCGGTCGCGGCATGGGCGTATGGACCGCCTGCTTCTTCTTCGGCCAGTTCTCCAGCCCGTGGCTGGTGCACCAGGCTGAAAACCTCGTCGGATCCATGCAGGGCGCGTTCCTCGCAGCGGGTCTGGTAGGCGTCATCGCCGCCATCGTCATCGGCGCCGCGCGAACCCTGCGCGCGCCCGTTTCCCCCATCGCCGTCGCGGAGTGA
- a CDS encoding gluconate 2-dehydrogenase subunit 3 family protein, translating to MAAQGGNVSQSPVEDSPAGGPDRRQILGGALVLGVLAGTPLAIWDRARAAQGDGAAASEKLLLTRLADLVVPNTDTAGAVVAGVPAFVEMALIHGLEDTASNAGGDRKRGGLVLLDAVSHDLNRLGRGDFLSLAKDRQFAVLEAYDADAFGADAKDHPWRKIKALILTGYYTSEIGASRELQYELVPGRWEPNLPLPADNRSWSSDWTAVDFG from the coding sequence ATGGCAGCGCAAGGCGGCAACGTGTCGCAATCGCCGGTTGAAGATTCGCCCGCGGGCGGGCCCGACAGGCGACAGATCCTCGGCGGCGCTCTGGTGCTGGGCGTGCTGGCCGGCACGCCGCTGGCCATCTGGGATCGCGCGCGCGCGGCGCAGGGGGATGGCGCGGCCGCGTCGGAAAAGCTGCTGCTGACGCGGCTCGCGGATCTCGTCGTGCCCAATACCGATACCGCCGGCGCGGTGGTGGCGGGTGTGCCCGCCTTCGTCGAAATGGCACTGATCCACGGTCTGGAAGATACGGCTTCGAACGCCGGCGGCGACCGGAAACGGGGAGGGCTGGTGCTGCTCGATGCCGTGTCGCATGATCTCAATCGCCTTGGCCGCGGCGACTTCTTGTCGCTCGCGAAGGACCGCCAGTTCGCGGTGCTGGAGGCCTATGATGCCGACGCCTTCGGCGCGGACGCGAAGGACCATCCCTGGCGCAAGATCAAGGCGCTGATCCTGACCGGCTATTACACGTCCGAAATCGGGGCGAGCCGCGAACTGCAATATGAACTGGTGCCGGGGCGGTGGGAACCGAACCTGCCCTTGCCGGCCGACAACCGGTCCTGGTCGAGCGATTGGACAGCGGTGGATTTCGGATGA
- a CDS encoding nuclear transport factor 2 family protein, whose protein sequence is MRRWAPVAAAICLIAASPASTEDNRVTITAFVERFYRDRDVAGAFAAHVEPDYIQHNPGLPDGRQAAVDALAPMFARAGSRFEVRHLLVDGDLALVHLFGQGDPATPGAAVADIYRLQKGRIVEHWDVLQPIAAGSNPMGAPTRPAARPEPGTASRNRQRFAAFLDLLFNKKQPDRAYTRFATKTMIQHNQRLGQGRDATIAALKALFANPDASFAVQRVLVDGDLAAVHYRGKLSRDDRGASVVELFRFADGKIVEHWDVFQPVPDRSLNPHPMF, encoded by the coding sequence GTGAGGCGGTGGGCCCCGGTTGCTGCCGCGATCTGCCTCATCGCCGCATCACCTGCATCAACCGAGGACAATCGCGTCACCATAACCGCGTTCGTGGAGCGCTTCTACCGCGACCGCGACGTCGCCGGCGCATTCGCCGCGCATGTCGAGCCGGATTACATCCAGCACAACCCCGGCCTGCCCGATGGCCGGCAAGCCGCGGTCGATGCGCTGGCGCCGATGTTTGCCCGTGCCGGATCGCGTTTCGAGGTGCGGCATCTGCTTGTCGATGGCGATCTCGCGCTCGTCCATCTGTTCGGGCAGGGTGATCCGGCCACGCCCGGTGCCGCCGTGGCCGACATCTATCGGCTGCAGAAGGGCCGGATCGTCGAGCATTGGGATGTGCTGCAGCCGATCGCGGCAGGAAGCAATCCGATGGGTGCCCCAACCCGGCCGGCCGCGCGGCCCGAACCCGGGACCGCGTCGCGCAACCGTCAACGCTTTGCCGCCTTCCTCGATCTGCTTTTCAACAAGAAACAGCCGGACCGGGCCTATACCCGTTTCGCCACCAAGACCATGATCCAGCACAACCAGCGGCTGGGGCAGGGGCGAGATGCCACGATCGCAGCGTTGAAAGCGCTGTTCGCGAACCCGGACGCGTCCTTCGCCGTCCAGCGCGTCCTCGTCGACGGCGATCTGGCCGCGGTGCACTATCGAGGCAAATTGTCGCGCGACGACCGCGGCGCTTCGGTGGTCGAGCTTTTCCGTTTTGCGGATGGCAAGATCGTCGAGCATTGGGACGTCTTCCAGCCGGTACCCGATC
- a CDS encoding ThuA domain-containing protein — protein MAQVIVQSPYRPPETVQPIAVPIAPSKERLKLLIITGRSSYEHDWTGVNNLLRKQLQETGRFDVRVVEDFDNGTLETLKPYDVVLLNYLGRWNYADPDEKRWSPAAEKALFDYVSAGGGIVVYHASFNMGSPSWPEFEKLAGGVMRPQAKSRRSPPGGFMVHVVDRGHPVTKGMREYFWTFNDDMYTNMRFDPSVKIHVLATAHDAAASYAPEKAGPKYPAYAYTADKLGKMQGMDADHPQVWTADYGKGRVFAIPLGHGPDTLQYQGVRGLIARGAEWAATGKVTIPVETDVRDFPIEREAPAGK, from the coding sequence ATGGCGCAAGTTATCGTTCAATCCCCGTATCGCCCGCCCGAGACGGTGCAGCCGATCGCGGTACCGATCGCGCCATCGAAAGAGCGGCTCAAGCTGCTCATCATCACCGGTCGCAGCAGCTACGAGCATGACTGGACGGGGGTGAACAACCTGCTGCGCAAGCAGCTGCAGGAGACCGGCCGGTTCGACGTGCGCGTCGTCGAGGATTTCGACAATGGCACGCTTGAAACCCTGAAGCCCTATGACGTCGTCCTGCTCAACTATCTGGGGCGCTGGAACTATGCCGACCCCGACGAGAAGCGCTGGAGTCCCGCGGCCGAGAAGGCCTTGTTCGACTATGTCAGCGCGGGCGGCGGCATCGTCGTCTACCACGCCTCGTTCAACATGGGCTCACCGAGCTGGCCCGAATTCGAGAAGCTCGCCGGCGGTGTGATGCGCCCTCAGGCGAAGAGCCGGCGTTCGCCGCCGGGCGGCTTCATGGTCCACGTCGTCGATCGCGGCCATCCGGTGACAAAGGGCATGCGCGAATATTTCTGGACGTTCAACGACGACATGTACACGAACATGCGGTTCGATCCGTCGGTGAAGATCCATGTGCTGGCGACCGCGCACGACGCCGCGGCGAGCTATGCCCCGGAGAAGGCCGGGCCCAAATATCCCGCTTATGCCTACACGGCCGACAAGCTTGGCAAGATGCAGGGCATGGACGCCGACCATCCGCAGGTATGGACCGCGGATTATGGCAAGGGCCGGGTCTTCGCGATCCCACTGGGCCACGGCCCCGACACGCTGCAGTATCAGGGCGTGCGCGGCCTCATCGCGCGCGGTGCCGAATGGGCCGCGACCGGCAAGGTGACCATCCCGGTGGAGACCGACGTCCGCGATTTCCCGATCGAACGCGAAGCGCCCGCCGGGAAATAG
- a CDS encoding DoxX family protein, which produces MRRIRVGGAWAAQIALAAFFGFVGFMKMTAPMADLARHHAWVAGLAPPVARVVGASEMLCAALLLLPGLLPGRDRWIGGAAVALIANQCVAILFHALRGDLGGAIGQNLLLIALLGLVAAVRLRN; this is translated from the coding sequence ATGCGACGAATTCGGGTGGGGGGCGCGTGGGCTGCGCAGATCGCTCTGGCGGCATTTTTCGGTTTCGTCGGTTTCATGAAGATGACCGCGCCGATGGCCGATCTCGCACGCCATCATGCGTGGGTGGCGGGGCTGGCGCCGCCGGTGGCGCGCGTCGTGGGCGCCAGCGAGATGCTGTGCGCAGCCCTGCTCCTGCTGCCCGGCCTGTTGCCGGGCCGCGACCGTTGGATCGGCGGCGCCGCGGTGGCGCTGATCGCCAACCAATGTGTCGCGATCCTTTTCCACGCGCTGCGCGGTGACCTGGGTGGCGCGATCGGGCAGAACCTGCTGCTGATCGCGTTACTGGGCCTGGTCGCCGCGGTTCGCCTGCGCAACTGA
- a CDS encoding LLM class flavin-dependent oxidoreductase, translating to MRFSVFLNARSMAPSEDRKLIQDLTAHATRAAALGFDAIFMPDHHFNGYMPIASDSYMYAAYLAARLPQMHFGFSVTSVPLHHPVRFVERINILDQLTDGKLLIGVGSGTTPEEMIGFGVNYRESGAISENNLAIAEQLWAKRMDDPAVEIDNGPHKGRVLQRIAPAPYTPRHARLMPVAMKEASARRAAENGWPAFIPAFTPPQIGGTEPMKHVAKFFGIYRRMLEEAGHAPEVVADALGWTTHTYQVVHVAETDAQARAELEVILRSYQDAIERENEYNRRAESDDANKKTDRTPNALTDDWIGTWCLYGSPETVIEHLAPYAELGIGNILCGTTTGPLTEERLRLGDQTLRLLSEKVMPAFKPAIPSSVAAE from the coding sequence ATGCGTTTTTCGGTGTTTCTCAACGCGCGGTCGATGGCGCCCAGCGAGGATCGCAAACTGATCCAGGACCTCACGGCGCATGCCACCAGGGCCGCCGCACTGGGTTTCGACGCGATCTTTATGCCCGACCATCATTTCAACGGCTATATGCCGATCGCGTCCGACAGCTACATGTATGCGGCCTATCTCGCTGCGCGTCTGCCGCAGATGCATTTCGGTTTCTCCGTGACTTCGGTGCCGCTCCATCATCCGGTCCGCTTTGTCGAGAGGATCAACATCCTCGATCAACTCACCGATGGCAAACTGCTGATCGGTGTCGGCAGTGGAACGACGCCGGAAGAGATGATCGGCTTCGGCGTCAACTATCGCGAGTCCGGCGCGATTTCGGAAAACAACCTCGCGATCGCCGAACAACTCTGGGCGAAGCGGATGGACGATCCCGCGGTGGAGATCGATAATGGGCCGCACAAGGGCCGCGTGCTGCAGCGGATCGCGCCGGCACCCTATACGCCCCGCCATGCCAGGTTGATGCCTGTCGCGATGAAGGAAGCGAGCGCGCGCCGCGCCGCCGAAAATGGCTGGCCGGCCTTCATCCCCGCTTTCACCCCGCCGCAGATCGGCGGCACCGAACCGATGAAGCATGTCGCCAAATTCTTCGGCATCTATCGCCGGATGCTCGAAGAGGCGGGCCATGCGCCCGAGGTGGTCGCCGATGCGCTCGGCTGGACGACGCATACCTACCAGGTCGTCCATGTCGCCGAGACCGACGCGCAGGCGCGCGCGGAGCTGGAGGTCATCCTGCGATCCTATCAGGACGCGATCGAGCGCGAGAACGAGTATAACCGCCGCGCGGAATCGGACGATGCCAACAAGAAGACCGATCGCACGCCCAACGCGCTGACCGACGACTGGATCGGCACCTGGTGTCTCTACGGATCGCCCGAGACGGTGATCGAGCATCTGGCGCCCTATGCGGAGCTCGGGATCGGCAACATCCTGTGTGGCACCACCACCGGGCCGCTGACCGAGGAGCGGCTGCGGCTGGGCGACCAGACGCTGCGGCTTCTGTCTGAAAAGGTGATGCCAGCGTTCAAGCCGGCGATCCCGTCGTCGGTGGCCGCGGAATAG
- a CDS encoding sugar phosphate isomerase/epimerase family protein, translating into MTSEIKRGVSLYSFQHETFQGKMSLEDCFRTCAEMGALGVEIIGEQTFWGWPEVGVEDAKIDEWHGLVAKYGATPVSHDFMLDYKRYKGRPMPFEEQVASVRKDIDFGARLGMKYIRALVSIAPEVLVAAAPYAEEKGIKILIEVHAPLHFDHPWIIRHAEAFEKSSSDALGFLPDMGMFLFKFPPVWKERFIRNGVPQHIADYIETAYEDRVLSEYVILNVREMGGEGAALGMAETLRHNAAFEPKRMLDFMPRIHNVHGKFYQMDEDLVEPSIPYDEIVRVLKQGGYTGYICSEYEGNRWIEDAHEVDSVEQVRRQQEMLKRLIGEPAPTALAA; encoded by the coding sequence ATGACAAGCGAGATCAAGCGGGGCGTCAGCCTCTACAGTTTCCAGCACGAGACCTTCCAGGGCAAGATGAGCCTGGAGGACTGCTTCCGGACCTGCGCCGAGATGGGCGCGCTGGGCGTCGAGATCATCGGCGAGCAGACTTTCTGGGGCTGGCCCGAGGTCGGCGTCGAGGATGCCAAGATCGACGAATGGCACGGTCTGGTCGCCAAATATGGCGCGACGCCGGTCAGCCATGACTTCATGCTCGATTACAAGCGCTACAAGGGCCGGCCGATGCCGTTCGAGGAGCAGGTGGCAAGCGTCCGCAAGGATATCGACTTCGGCGCGCGCCTCGGCATGAAATATATCCGCGCGCTGGTTTCGATCGCACCCGAAGTGCTGGTCGCCGCCGCCCCCTACGCCGAGGAGAAGGGCATCAAGATCCTGATCGAGGTCCACGCCCCGCTGCACTTCGACCATCCCTGGATCATCCGCCATGCCGAGGCCTTCGAAAAGTCGAGCTCGGATGCGCTGGGCTTCCTGCCCGACATGGGCATGTTCCTGTTCAAGTTTCCGCCGGTGTGGAAGGAGCGCTTCATCCGCAACGGCGTGCCGCAGCACATCGCCGACTATATCGAGACGGCCTATGAGGATCGCGTCCTCAGCGAATATGTGATCCTGAACGTGCGTGAGATGGGCGGTGAGGGTGCTGCGCTCGGCATGGCCGAGACGCTGCGCCACAATGCAGCGTTCGAACCCAAGCGAATGCTCGACTTCATGCCGCGCATCCATAACGTCCATGGCAAATTCTACCAGATGGACGAGGATCTGGTCGAACCGTCGATCCCCTATGACGAGATCGTTCGCGTGCTCAAGCAGGGCGGCTACACCGGCTACATCTGCTCGGAATATGAGGGCAATCGCTGGATCGAGGATGCCCACGAGGTCGATTCGGTCGAGCAGGTCCGTCGCCAGCAGGAAATGCTCAAGCGCCTGATCGGCGAACCCGCCCCCACCGCGCTCGCCGCCTGA
- a CDS encoding GMC oxidoreductase, translating into MSMDFDAIVVGSGITGGWAAKELTEKGLKVLMIERGRMIEHGTGYETETKAPWEMEFRGEGDARLYAADYAVQRLNRHFTEFTQNHFVNDRENPYAVAEGKQFNWWRSYQLGGRSLTWGRQSYRWSDYDFDANRQDGHGTDWPIRYADVAPWYDYVEEFIGVSGAAEGLASLPDGKFQPAMALNVVEQHVREVISARWPDRRLTVGRTANLTQPKEGRAPCQFRSICARGCSYGAYFSTQSSTLPAAQKTGNLTLITDALVEAVDYDPATKRVTGVRTIDVKTGARQRHGARIVFLNAGAFNSVHILLRSRSEAFPNGLANGSGVLGTHIMDHASTLSTMAIIPGFDDRTTFGNRPTGVVIPRFRNLDRRDAAFTRGYSFQGGALQSGWTAAKRAAGIGKAYKERNRKTGPWRMVFVGFAESLPRASNRLTLDPARLDPQGLPQLNIHFEHGENERLALADAKAEAAAMMEAAGGHVIMGFDQPGVGGSAIHEMGGARMGHDPATSVLNKWSQAHEIPNLFVTDGAQMSSSACQNPSLTYMALTARACDHAVSLLREGAL; encoded by the coding sequence ATGAGCATGGATTTCGACGCGATCGTGGTGGGTTCGGGCATCACCGGCGGGTGGGCCGCGAAGGAACTCACCGAAAAAGGCCTCAAGGTGCTGATGATCGAGCGCGGGCGCATGATCGAGCATGGCACCGGCTATGAAACCGAGACCAAGGCGCCATGGGAAATGGAATTCCGCGGCGAGGGCGATGCCCGGCTCTATGCCGCGGATTACGCGGTGCAGCGGCTCAACCGCCACTTCACCGAATTCACCCAGAACCATTTCGTCAACGATCGGGAAAATCCCTATGCGGTGGCGGAAGGCAAGCAATTCAACTGGTGGCGCAGCTATCAACTCGGCGGACGGTCACTGACCTGGGGCCGGCAGAGCTATCGCTGGTCGGACTATGATTTCGACGCCAACCGCCAGGACGGCCATGGCACCGACTGGCCCATCCGCTATGCCGACGTCGCGCCGTGGTATGACTATGTCGAGGAGTTCATCGGCGTGTCCGGCGCGGCGGAGGGGCTGGCCTCATTGCCCGATGGCAAGTTCCAGCCGGCAATGGCGCTCAATGTCGTCGAGCAGCATGTCCGCGAGGTGATTTCGGCGCGCTGGCCCGACCGGAGGCTGACGGTGGGACGGACGGCGAATCTCACCCAGCCCAAGGAGGGGCGGGCGCCATGCCAGTTCCGCTCGATCTGCGCGCGGGGCTGCTCCTATGGCGCCTATTTCAGCACGCAGAGTTCGACCCTCCCCGCCGCGCAGAAGACCGGCAATCTCACGCTGATCACCGACGCGCTGGTCGAGGCGGTCGACTATGATCCGGCGACGAAGCGGGTGACCGGCGTGCGCACGATCGACGTCAAGACGGGCGCGCGTCAGCGCCATGGCGCGCGGATCGTGTTCCTCAATGCCGGCGCGTTCAATAGCGTCCACATCCTGCTGCGTTCGCGATCGGAGGCCTTTCCCAACGGTCTCGCCAACGGCAGTGGCGTGCTCGGCACGCACATCATGGACCATGCCTCGACCCTGTCGACGATGGCGATCATTCCCGGCTTCGACGATCGCACGACCTTCGGCAACCGGCCGACCGGCGTCGTCATCCCGCGCTTCCGCAACCTCGATCGCCGCGACGCCGCCTTTACCCGCGGCTACAGCTTTCAGGGGGGCGCGTTGCAAAGCGGGTGGACCGCGGCGAAACGCGCCGCCGGTATCGGCAAGGCCTATAAGGAACGGAACCGCAAGACCGGGCCTTGGCGGATGGTGTTCGTCGGCTTCGCCGAGAGCCTGCCGCGCGCGAGCAACCGGCTGACCCTCGATCCAGCCAGGCTTGATCCGCAAGGGCTGCCGCAGCTCAACATCCATTTCGAGCATGGCGAGAATGAGCGATTGGCGCTGGCCGATGCCAAGGCGGAAGCGGCGGCGATGATGGAAGCGGCGGGCGGCCATGTGATTATGGGCTTCGACCAGCCCGGCGTCGGCGGATCGGCGATCCACGAAATGGGGGGCGCGCGCATGGGCCATGATCCGGCCACCTCGGTGCTCAACAAATGGAGCCAGGCGCACGAGATTCCCAACCTGTTTGTCACCGATGGCGCCCAGATGAGTTCGTCCGCCTGTCAGAACCCGTCGCTCACCTACATGGCACTCACCGCGCGCGCCTGCGATCACGCGGTATCGCTGTTGCGGGAGGGCGCGCTGTGA
- a CDS encoding MFS transporter: MAIVATAMVLDLVDMTIINVAIPTLQGRFGASDAQVQWMVAGYSTLFALLLITGGRLGDIFGYKRAFLIGVSGFTLTSLLCGIAADPDQLIAARLLQGGSAAIMLPQVMSLTQIMYAPHERMAPLGLFGVLGGLAAVLGPVIGGVLISANLFGLEWRPIFLVNVPVGIVAIVCAVRILPDGRSARRPRLDMVGTVLVMLLLFLLIFPLIQGPLYGWPVWGFAMMAASVPVALLLARYSIARMRRDGSALIVPDLFRARAFSAGLVTILLFQVATGGLLFTLTLALQRGLGFSAAAVGLAHVPYAFGASFAIGMLSRKALPRFGPVIVSWGALLMAAALVGLLILMQYAGATLTHPLMLAPPLLMMGLGMGLAGGPLPPCTLSEVDVGHAGSASGLLKATQQLGAAIGAAAIGTLFFAVQAATGGDGAASIQAFIVSGGCIVLGLLGVAVSAFAIPRRLRIRESAPASVPAA; this comes from the coding sequence TTGGCGATCGTCGCAACCGCGATGGTGCTCGATCTGGTCGACATGACGATCATCAACGTCGCAATCCCGACCTTGCAGGGGCGGTTCGGCGCCAGCGACGCGCAGGTGCAATGGATGGTCGCCGGCTATTCCACGCTGTTCGCGCTGCTGCTGATCACCGGCGGGCGCCTTGGCGACATTTTCGGCTACAAGCGTGCCTTCCTGATCGGCGTTTCCGGCTTCACGCTCACCTCGTTGTTGTGCGGCATCGCCGCGGACCCCGACCAGTTGATCGCGGCGCGGCTGCTGCAAGGCGGATCGGCGGCGATCATGCTGCCGCAGGTGATGTCGCTGACCCAGATCATGTACGCCCCCCATGAAAGGATGGCGCCGCTGGGGCTGTTCGGCGTTCTCGGCGGGCTGGCTGCGGTGCTGGGGCCGGTGATCGGCGGCGTGCTGATCAGCGCCAACCTGTTCGGTCTCGAATGGCGGCCGATCTTTCTCGTCAACGTGCCGGTGGGGATTGTCGCGATCGTCTGCGCCGTGCGGATCCTGCCCGATGGCCGATCGGCCCGCCGTCCGCGCCTCGACATGGTGGGAACGGTGCTGGTGATGCTGCTGCTGTTCCTGTTGATCTTCCCGCTGATCCAGGGGCCGCTCTATGGCTGGCCGGTCTGGGGGTTCGCCATGATGGCCGCGAGTGTGCCGGTCGCACTGCTGCTGGCGCGATACAGCATCGCCCGGATGCGGCGCGACGGATCGGCGCTGATCGTGCCGGACCTGTTCCGCGCCCGTGCGTTCAGCGCCGGGCTGGTGACGATATTGCTGTTCCAGGTGGCGACGGGCGGCCTGCTGTTCACGCTCACCCTGGCGTTGCAGCGCGGCCTCGGCTTCAGCGCCGCCGCGGTCGGGCTGGCGCATGTGCCCTATGCGTTCGGCGCCTCCTTCGCGATCGGCATGCTCTCGCGCAAGGCGCTGCCGCGCTTCGGCCCGGTGATCGTCAGTTGGGGGGCTTTGCTGATGGCGGCGGCGCTGGTCGGGTTGCTGATCCTGATGCAGTACGCCGGCGCCACGCTGACGCACCCGCTCATGCTGGCACCGCCGCTGCTGATGATGGGGCTCGGCATGGGGCTGGCGGGCGGGCCGCTGCCGCCCTGCACCTTGTCCGAAGTCGATGTCGGCCATGCCGGCTCGGCCTCCGGCCTGCTCAAGGCGACGCAACAGCTTGGCGCCGCGATCGGCGCGGCGGCGATCGGTACATTGTTCTTCGCGGTCCAGGCAGCAACGGGTGGGGATGGTGCGGCGTCGATCCAGGCCTTCATCGTATCGGGCGGCTGCATCGTGCTCGGTCTGCTTGGGGTGGCCGTCAGCGCCTTTGCGATTCCGCGACGGCTGCGTATCAGGGAATCCGCGCCTGCGAGCGTGCCCGCCGCATGA
- a CDS encoding TetR/AcrR family transcriptional regulator, whose product MSTAKTKSDSISAAAEVSREPQQGRSRASYERMLTAAEKLMVKRGNDDFTLTEVSKAGKVSIGSIYLRFDSKDDLIRAVHGRVLARIGEDQDRMMAEVAGKSATLDDYTYYFIHAYAELLKDYSPVLRPIMFRAIYDDSMSALGRSSAEKLSAEAQAQMLRYSDEFGRPDHERLVGNAFRMIYYTLARFLGLGSSPEAANQGNWEELKEDLAIMCAAFLRAPAR is encoded by the coding sequence GTGTCAACAGCGAAAACGAAGAGCGATTCTATTTCGGCGGCAGCCGAAGTAAGCCGCGAACCCCAGCAGGGGCGCAGCCGCGCCTCCTACGAACGGATGCTGACCGCCGCGGAAAAGCTGATGGTGAAGCGCGGCAACGACGATTTCACGCTGACCGAGGTGAGCAAGGCGGGCAAGGTTTCGATCGGATCGATCTACCTGCGCTTCGACAGCAAGGACGATTTGATCCGCGCCGTCCACGGCCGGGTGCTCGCCCGGATCGGCGAGGACCAGGACAGGATGATGGCCGAAGTCGCGGGCAAATCCGCCACGCTCGACGATTACACCTATTATTTCATCCATGCCTATGCCGAGCTGCTCAAGGATTACAGTCCGGTGCTGCGTCCGATCATGTTTCGCGCGATTTACGATGATTCGATGTCGGCGCTTGGCCGCAGTTCGGCCGAGAAGCTGAGCGCCGAAGCGCAGGCGCAGATGCTGCGTTACTCGGACGAATTCGGTCGACCCGACCATGAGCGGCTGGTCGGCAACGCGTTTCGCATGATCTACTACACGCTGGCGCGCTTCCTCGGCCTCGGATCCTCGCCGGAAGCCGCGAACCAGGGCAATTGGGAGGAATTGAAGGAGGATCTGGCGATCATGTGCGCTGCCTTCCTGCGCGCGCCCGCACGTTGA